Within Acidobacteriota bacterium, the genomic segment GCGCCACAACGTGAGCACTGCCTGGAGGACCTTACTGTAGGGCTCGATGCGCCTGACGACATCCGCGTCAACCATCGAGCGATCCCACTGATTGAGATCGGCGCGGCCGATATCGTTGATGCCAACCAGGTACAGCACGACCTTCGGCTTCAGCGGCACGACGTAGTCGTTGACGAGGATCAGATTGCCGAAAGTGGAGTGGCCGCTCAATCCCGCGTTGTTCAGCCAGAACGGCCTGAAACTGGCCGACAGCAGCTGCGCGAGCTGGTCCGCCCAGGTGCGGCCCTCGGTGATATGGGCCGACTCGGTCGTGCTGCCGCCGATGGCAACGATGGACAATGCGGAATCCAAGCGGGCTGGCGGATCGGCTCCGCGGAATCCAAGCGAGTTGCGCCGGATCGTAATGAGCGAATCGAGTCCGGGATAGGGCGGCAGACGAACCTGAGTCGTCACGTTCGTCCGAAGCGTCACGCGTCCACCGACGACCGTACTGGTCAACGGATTGTGAATTCTCAAGATGAGTTCACAGAGAGCCAGCATGGCGAGACTGCTCGCCGCGACGATGCCGACATTGACCAGCCAGTTCTTTGTTCTCGTCATCGGGAGGACGATCTCGGCGTGTAGGGTCCGGAGCGGTCTATTATAATGGCCTGGTCGCGAGCGTCATAATGATGAGGGCGCACCTTCCCTTGCGGAGCGTCCGGTGCAGCGTCCCCGCGACATGCAACGTCCCGGCGCATTGACAGCCGCTTTTGGCGTCGGCTAAGCTCGGGCTTCCACGGGCCGATTCTGGTGAAATCCGTCAAGACCATCATCTCCATATCCGCGGCAGCCCTCCACCTGCTGGTCGTCGCCAGCATCGTGCGGCAGCCGCTGGACGTCCAGAAACAGGCCGATGTCCCGATGTTCCTGTCGTCGCGCCTCTATCACGACAGCACGCGGATGGTGGGACCTGGCGTGGACTTCTTCTGCGTCTATCATGCGGGCGTCAATGCCGGCACCGGCACCTCGGTCTACCGGCAGCGCGAGGTCAGGCCCACCACGCCCTACTACTTCGAGTTCCGCTACCTCCCGATCGTGGCGGACACGCTCGGTCGGGCGGTGACGTGGTTGCCGCCGCTCACCGCGTATCGCGTCTGGGTCATCGCGACCGACG encodes:
- a CDS encoding SGNH/GDSL hydrolase family protein, translating into MTRTKNWLVNVGIVAASSLAMLALCELILRIHNPLTSTVVGGRVTLRTNVTTQVRLPPYPGLDSLITIRRNSLGFRGADPPARLDSALSIVAIGGSTTESAHITEGRTWADQLAQLLSASFRPFWLNNAGLSGHSTFGNLILVNDYVVPLKPKVVLYLVGINDIGRADLNQWDRSMVDADVVRRIEPYSKVLQAVLTLWRTYQARRVGLGHAYFDFQHARQIVSSPDTVATKRAEATVALVAFERRVRELVTLARQAGIQPVLLTQTTVLGRGLDDVTGTDLRRIPFSDDVDGELYWSILERYNDVLRRVGAETHSKVVDLAAGFPHSSRYYFDLIHYNVEGSTEAAREIYTELCPYLAQQFPSYQMSACSSWGR